A DNA window from Providencia huaxiensis contains the following coding sequences:
- the dsdC gene encoding DNA-binding transcriptional regulator DsdC → MSAHFNQFEQSGFIQWNKRLSSYQLSRLHTFEAAARHCSFALAAQELALTPSAVSHRINTLEGELGFKLFERFHRRIELTVDGERIYWALRKNLDDINQEIIDIKNQEISGELTVYSRPSIAQCWLIPKIADFAHQYPSIQLNLLTGNDDVNFRGYGIDVAIYYDDITRPNLYCEDLMSESIVPVCSPQYAEQHDLLNNMHQLKNCTLLHDRQAWSSNSDYDEWKAWSEYYQLTLFPHRRNLCFDRSDLAIVAAMNHAGVAMGRKQLVEKRLKRQELVMPFGDISLKCEQRHYFAMLNDKRNPKADIFIQWLKQQVNAISQVK, encoded by the coding sequence GTGTCAGCACATTTCAATCAATTTGAGCAATCTGGATTTATTCAGTGGAATAAACGGTTATCAAGTTATCAGCTATCGCGTCTACATACCTTTGAAGCGGCGGCACGGCACTGCTCTTTTGCATTGGCGGCACAGGAACTGGCGTTAACGCCTAGTGCAGTTAGCCACCGAATTAACACCCTAGAAGGGGAATTGGGGTTTAAATTATTTGAACGTTTTCATCGGCGCATTGAATTGACGGTTGATGGTGAGCGGATTTACTGGGCTTTACGCAAAAATTTGGATGATATTAACCAAGAAATCATTGATATCAAGAACCAAGAAATCTCGGGTGAACTTACGGTATATTCGCGACCATCCATCGCTCAGTGCTGGTTAATTCCCAAAATTGCGGATTTTGCTCATCAATACCCCTCGATTCAATTGAATCTATTAACAGGGAACGATGACGTTAATTTTCGAGGTTATGGTATTGATGTTGCTATTTATTATGATGATATCACTCGGCCAAACTTATATTGTGAAGATTTAATGTCAGAATCAATTGTCCCAGTTTGTAGCCCACAATATGCAGAACAGCATGATTTACTTAATAATATGCACCAATTGAAAAATTGTACTTTATTGCATGATAGGCAAGCATGGAGCAGTAACTCTGACTATGATGAATGGAAGGCGTGGAGTGAGTATTACCAATTAACGTTGTTTCCTCATCGCCGAAACTTATGTTTTGATCGTTCTGATCTAGCGATTGTTGCCGCCATGAACCATGCAGGTGTAGCCATGGGGCGTAAACAATTGGTTGAAAAACGTCTTAAGCGGCAAGAACTAGTAATGCCATTTGGCGACATTTCGCTGAAGTGCGAACAACGCCACTATTTTGCGATGCTTAATGATAAACGTAATCCGAAGGCAGATATTTTTATTCAATGGTTAAAACAGCAAGTTAACGCAATATCACAAGTAAAATGA
- a CDS encoding GNAT family N-acetyltransferase, which translates to MTLKLTAPEPLKTGHLLEGFSSGEEALDLWLKNRAMSYQNSGASRTFVTTSDNQVMGYYALSTGVVSTNQAAGRFRRNMPSDIPVILLGRLAVDTRAKGLGVGRGLVKDACHRVIQASGLVGIRGVVVHALTDNAKRFYEHIGFVPSPLDSMMLMITLADLQFALGIHPN; encoded by the coding sequence ATGACATTGAAGCTAACAGCGCCAGAACCACTAAAAACAGGCCATTTACTGGAAGGGTTTTCCTCTGGTGAAGAGGCATTGGATCTCTGGTTAAAAAACCGGGCAATGAGTTATCAAAACTCAGGGGCCTCGCGCACTTTTGTGACCACTTCGGATAACCAAGTAATGGGTTACTATGCCTTGTCCACCGGGGTTGTGAGCACCAATCAAGCCGCTGGGCGATTTCGCCGCAACATGCCCTCTGACATTCCCGTCATCTTACTCGGCAGGCTAGCTGTAGATACAAGGGCGAAGGGTCTTGGAGTTGGTAGGGGGTTAGTTAAAGATGCCTGTCATCGTGTTATTCAGGCTTCTGGGCTGGTGGGCATTCGAGGGGTTGTGGTTCACGCATTAACGGACAATGCTAAACGGTTCTATGAGCACATTGGTTTCGTCCCTTCACCACTTGACTCTATGATGTTGATGATAACGCTTGCCGATCTACAATTCGCATTGGGTATTCACCCGAACTGA
- a CDS encoding NAD(P)-dependent oxidoreductase, whose translation MKKNIVLYKSIPADQLERLQQHFNVTAFDSITPENLACFKQALTSADGIIGASYPITADDIANAPNLKAASTISVGVDQFDIDAMNARKIALMHTPNVLTETTADTIFTLVLCSARRIIEMAEMVKNGQWTQSIGENAYGSNVHGKTIGILGMGRIGYAVAKRAHLGFGMPVLYYNNHIHSDAENQLNARRCDLDSLLAESDFVCVVLPLLPSTEKLIGKNELEKMKPSAFLINGSRGRIIDEAALTDALEMGIIRGAGLDVFEVEPLPSNSKLLTLPNVVALPHIGSATHETRYAMVECAVDNLIAALKGDLSQNCVNPETAK comes from the coding sequence ATGAAAAAGAATATTGTTTTATATAAATCCATTCCCGCAGATCAACTTGAGCGGCTACAGCAGCACTTTAATGTCACTGCATTTGATAGCATTACCCCTGAGAATCTCGCTTGCTTTAAACAAGCTTTGACGAGTGCTGACGGCATTATTGGTGCTAGTTACCCTATCACAGCAGATGACATTGCCAATGCACCAAATTTGAAAGCCGCGTCGACCATTTCGGTTGGTGTCGACCAATTTGATATTGACGCCATGAATGCCAGAAAAATTGCATTGATGCATACCCCCAATGTATTAACCGAAACCACCGCGGATACCATTTTTACATTAGTGCTTTGCAGTGCGCGACGCATTATCGAAATGGCTGAGATGGTCAAAAACGGCCAATGGACCCAAAGTATTGGTGAAAATGCATACGGCAGCAATGTGCATGGTAAAACGATTGGTATACTCGGAATGGGGCGTATTGGCTATGCTGTCGCTAAACGTGCTCACTTAGGCTTCGGAATGCCAGTTCTCTATTACAATAACCATATCCACTCCGATGCAGAAAACCAGCTTAACGCACGCCGTTGTGACCTCGATTCATTACTCGCGGAATCTGATTTTGTCTGTGTTGTACTGCCATTATTACCTTCAACCGAAAAATTGATCGGCAAAAATGAGTTGGAAAAAATGAAACCCAGTGCGTTTTTGATCAACGGTTCAAGAGGTCGAATTATTGATGAGGCCGCGCTGACCGATGCATTAGAAATGGGCATAATTCGTGGAGCGGGTTTAGATGTGTTTGAGGTGGAGCCGCTTCCAAGCAACTCTAAGCTACTCACGCTGCCAAATGTGGTTGCTCTGCCGCATATCGGTTCTGCCACCCATGAAACCCGTTATGCTATGGTCGAATGTGCCGTTGATAACCTAATAGCGGCTTTAAAGGGTGACCTAAGCCAAAACTGTGTTAACCCTGAAACAGCAAAATAA
- a CDS encoding D-serine ammonia-lyase yields MTQINVDKLIADYPLVQDLIDLKPIAWFNPNVTTTQAGLPYVGLTIEDVQDAEARLNRFAPYLMKAFPETQATQGIIESEVVTIPQMQAALAARYQTPITGKILLKKDSHLPISGSIKARGGIYEVLTHAEKLALAAGILSTDDNYEILFSEQFRQFFSQYRIAVGSTGNLGMSIGIMSAKLGFSVSVHMSADARQWKKDKLRSHGVNVVEYEQDYSIAVEQGRKEAEKDPNCFFIDDENSTTLFLGYAVAGLRLKKQFADQGVTVDNDHPLFVYLPCGVGGGPGGVAFGLKLAFGDAVHCLFAEPTHSPCMLLGVHTGLHDGVSVQEIGIDNITAADGLAVGRASGFVGRAMERLIDGYYTIEDSEMYNLLGLLNQTESIKLEPSALAGMTGCVHVTQNTDYLQSKALTPTKLANATHLVWATGGGMVPADEMQKYLSQANLN; encoded by the coding sequence ATGACTCAGATAAATGTTGATAAGTTAATTGCTGACTACCCTTTAGTTCAGGACTTAATCGATTTAAAGCCAATTGCGTGGTTCAACCCAAATGTCACGACAACACAAGCGGGTTTGCCTTATGTCGGGCTAACCATTGAAGATGTGCAAGACGCAGAAGCGCGATTAAACCGCTTTGCGCCTTATTTGATGAAAGCCTTTCCTGAAACCCAAGCCACACAAGGGATCATAGAATCCGAAGTGGTCACTATTCCACAGATGCAAGCCGCTCTTGCAGCTCGCTACCAAACGCCAATTACCGGGAAAATATTACTTAAAAAAGATAGCCACCTGCCAATTTCAGGGTCAATCAAAGCTCGGGGCGGCATCTATGAAGTCCTCACCCATGCGGAAAAACTCGCCTTAGCAGCCGGTATTTTATCAACAGACGATAATTACGAAATTTTATTTTCTGAACAATTTCGTCAATTCTTTAGCCAATACCGCATCGCGGTAGGCTCAACCGGCAACCTTGGCATGTCTATCGGCATTATGAGCGCTAAACTCGGTTTTAGTGTCAGTGTGCATATGTCCGCTGATGCCAGACAGTGGAAAAAAGACAAATTGCGTTCACATGGCGTGAATGTGGTGGAATACGAGCAAGATTACAGCATTGCCGTCGAACAAGGCCGTAAAGAAGCCGAAAAAGACCCGAACTGCTTTTTTATTGATGATGAAAACTCTACCACCTTATTTTTAGGTTATGCCGTGGCAGGCTTGCGCTTGAAAAAGCAATTTGCAGACCAAGGTGTTACCGTAGATAACGACCACCCGCTGTTTGTCTATTTACCCTGCGGTGTCGGGGGTGGTCCCGGTGGTGTCGCTTTCGGGCTAAAACTCGCCTTTGGGGATGCCGTCCACTGCTTATTCGCTGAACCAACCCACTCACCTTGTATGCTGCTAGGAGTACATACTGGCCTGCATGATGGAGTCTCTGTTCAAGAAATTGGTATCGATAATATCACCGCCGCAGACGGCCTTGCGGTTGGCCGTGCATCAGGCTTTGTAGGACGCGCAATGGAGCGGTTAATTGATGGTTATTACACCATCGAAGATAGCGAAATGTATAACCTGTTAGGCTTACTCAACCAGACAGAGTCTATTAAATTAGAACCGTCGGCCTTGGCGGGTATGACTGGCTGCGTGCATGTCACGCAAAACACCGATTATTTGCAATCAAAAGCACTCACACCAACGAAACTGGCTAACGCAACACATCTGGTATGGGCAACGGGTGGTGGTATGGTTCCTGCAGATGAAATGCAAAAATATTTATCACAAGCCAATCTAAACTAA
- a CDS encoding type II toxin-antitoxin system TacA family antitoxin, giving the protein MSTQNDVAVTRSSLNLRIKPEDKILIDRAANAVGKNRTEFVLEAARRAAEETLADLRVINVSAEVYQEFISQLDAAPSSNEALRKTMMSKSPWEE; this is encoded by the coding sequence ATGTCGACTCAAAATGATGTTGCCGTGACTCGCTCATCTCTTAACCTGAGAATAAAACCGGAAGACAAAATCCTGATCGACCGTGCTGCGAATGCTGTGGGAAAAAACCGTACCGAATTTGTTCTGGAAGCAGCGCGGCGTGCAGCTGAAGAAACACTGGCCGATCTGCGGGTGATTAACGTCAGCGCCGAGGTTTACCAAGAATTTATCAGCCAGCTTGATGCCGCGCCGAGTAGTAATGAGGCATTGAGGAAAACGATGATGTCTAAATCCCCTTGGGAGGAATGA
- a CDS encoding LacI family DNA-binding transcriptional regulator — protein MAPKTQKVATIKDVAAKAQAGKTSISRYLNGEFHLLSDNLRQRIESAIRELNYRPNQMARSLKHGRTGLIGLIIADIGNPFSVEVLKGVEAESIKQGFMTVVCNANNSIERECQFIQLLKGYRVDGLIINSAGVNEQFIDVLKETTLPFVLLDRKIDNFPSDMVGLDNPASAQMAFNHLIEQGFEAICFVTEPIVYNSARQERLQTFQALSQSHQHIQSEFHEVTLPDPAKLEAIVADFCTAHRGMRKVIVAANGVLTLQLAYVMNKQGLRWGTDIGFLSFDNLEWAALAGQGVTSVSQPTAEMGHKAVECLLEKLEDPDKPPVQYLFNGELLIRKSTTL, from the coding sequence ATGGCCCCGAAAACGCAAAAAGTTGCCACGATCAAAGATGTCGCTGCCAAAGCTCAGGCAGGGAAAACCAGTATCTCACGTTATTTGAATGGTGAATTCCATTTGCTTTCAGATAATTTGCGTCAACGTATTGAAAGTGCCATCCGTGAATTAAACTATCGCCCCAACCAAATGGCACGTAGCTTGAAACATGGGCGGACAGGCTTGATTGGCTTGATTATTGCCGATATCGGTAACCCATTCTCTGTTGAAGTCCTAAAAGGGGTGGAAGCCGAGTCAATCAAACAAGGTTTTATGACAGTGGTTTGCAATGCCAATAATAGCATTGAGCGTGAATGCCAATTTATTCAGCTACTAAAAGGTTACCGCGTGGATGGGCTTATTATAAATTCAGCGGGTGTTAATGAGCAATTCATTGATGTGTTGAAAGAAACCACGCTTCCTTTTGTCTTATTAGATAGAAAAATCGATAACTTTCCCAGTGATATGGTTGGGTTAGATAACCCCGCTTCTGCACAAATGGCCTTTAATCATCTGATTGAACAAGGATTTGAAGCGATTTGCTTCGTGACTGAGCCCATTGTGTATAACAGCGCACGTCAGGAGCGTTTACAGACATTCCAAGCGTTATCGCAGAGCCATCAACATATTCAAAGCGAATTTCATGAAGTGACCTTGCCTGACCCGGCAAAATTAGAAGCCATCGTTGCTGATTTTTGTACGGCACATCGTGGTATGCGCAAAGTGATTGTCGCCGCCAATGGCGTGCTGACCTTGCAGTTGGCATATGTCATGAATAAGCAAGGGCTACGTTGGGGGACAGATATTGGTTTTTTAAGTTTCGATAACCTCGAATGGGCTGCATTAGCTGGGCAAGGGGTGACTTCGGTGTCACAACCGACAGCGGAAATGGGGCACAAGGCGGTGGAGTGCTTGCTAGAAAAGCTGGAAGACCCAGATAAACCCCCAGTGCAATACTTATTTAATGGGGAACTACTGATCCGTAAATCAACGACATTGTAG
- the dsdX gene encoding D-serine transporter DsdX, which produces MDSTMWMIGTLVISILLIIVSIIKFKFHPFLALLLASFFVGISMQMNPLEMVSAIENGIGGTLGFLAAIIGLGTILGKMMEISGAAERIGVTLQKSRWLTPDVTMVLIGLICGITLFVEVGVVLLIPLAFSIAKRTNTSLLKLAIPLCTALMAVHCIVPPHPAALFVTNELGADIGTVIVAGLAVGLVASLVGGPLFLKFLGDRLPFKTVPEAFSDLEVREEKDLPSLGATLFTVLLPIALMLIKTAADLNMSKDSQLFTLLQFIGNPITAMFIAAFVAYYMLGIRRNMGMSVLLSKTEESFSSIANILLIIGAGGAFNGILKGSGLSDSLAMVLSGIDMHPILLAWLVAIILHAAVGSATVAMMGATAIVAPLMPMYPHISPEIMTLAIGSGAIGCTIVTDSLFWLVKQYCNATLAETFRFYSVATLIASFVALAGTFALSFVI; this is translated from the coding sequence ATGGACTCTACAATGTGGATGATTGGTACTTTAGTTATCAGTATTTTACTAATCATCGTTTCAATTATTAAATTTAAGTTTCATCCCTTTTTAGCACTTTTACTCGCCAGCTTCTTTGTCGGTATCTCCATGCAAATGAACCCATTAGAGATGGTCAGCGCCATCGAAAATGGCATTGGCGGTACGCTTGGTTTTTTAGCCGCCATTATTGGGTTGGGTACCATACTCGGCAAAATGATGGAAATTTCAGGTGCCGCTGAACGCATCGGGGTCACTTTACAAAAAAGCCGCTGGTTGACGCCTGACGTTACCATGGTGCTAATTGGGTTAATCTGCGGTATTACGCTGTTTGTTGAGGTTGGTGTGGTGTTACTGATCCCACTCGCATTTTCCATTGCCAAAAGAACCAATACCTCGTTATTAAAACTGGCTATCCCATTATGCACCGCTCTGATGGCCGTCCATTGCATCGTACCGCCACACCCTGCTGCCCTATTTGTCACAAATGAATTGGGAGCTGACATTGGCACGGTGATTGTCGCAGGGTTAGCGGTAGGCTTAGTCGCCTCATTAGTTGGTGGGCCACTGTTCCTCAAATTCTTAGGTGACCGCTTACCATTTAAAACTGTGCCGGAAGCCTTCTCTGACCTTGAAGTACGTGAAGAAAAAGACTTACCTTCTTTAGGTGCCACACTGTTCACGGTGTTACTGCCAATTGCTCTCATGTTAATCAAGACAGCCGCTGACTTGAACATGAGCAAAGACAGCCAGTTATTTACCTTATTACAGTTTATTGGTAACCCAATAACCGCTATGTTTATTGCTGCTTTTGTCGCTTATTACATGTTAGGTATTCGACGTAATATGGGTATGAGCGTATTACTCAGCAAAACCGAAGAGAGTTTTAGCTCAATTGCTAATATCTTATTGATTATCGGGGCAGGTGGGGCATTTAACGGCATCTTAAAAGGCAGTGGATTGAGCGACTCCTTAGCGATGGTGTTATCGGGCATTGATATGCACCCCATCTTGCTGGCCTGGCTGGTCGCCATTATTCTTCATGCCGCTGTCGGTTCTGCCACCGTTGCGATGATGGGCGCAACCGCGATTGTGGCTCCATTAATGCCAATGTACCCACACATTAGCCCAGAAATCATGACATTAGCCATTGGCTCCGGCGCAATTGGCTGCACTATCGTCACTGACTCGTTGTTCTGGCTAGTTAAACAGTACTGTAATGCCACTTTAGCCGAAACATTCCGTTTTTATAGTGTCGCCACGTTGATTGCGTCTTTCGTCGCGCTGGCAGGGACTTTTGCACTTTCATTTGTGATTTAA
- a CDS encoding MFS transporter gives MTMNTPAASRWWRIMPIVFITYSLAYLDRANYSFAAAAGINADLGITKGMSSLLGSLFFLGYFFFQIPGAIYAEKRSVRKLIFACIFLWGLFASLTGMVSNIPMLVIIRFSLGVVEAAVMPAMLIYISNWFTQSERSRANTFLILGNPVTVLWMSVLSGYLIQAFGWREMFIIEGVPAILWAFFWWRTARDKPNQVNWLSQSEKETLDKILSDEQKNIKPVRNYREAFKSRNVILLCAQYFCWSIGVYGFVLWLPSIIRGASNLGMVETGWLSAVPYLAATMAMILVSWASDRMHNRKLFVWPMLLLGAVCFLGSYLLGSTNFWFSYTLLVIAGAAMYAPYGPFFAIIPEMLPKNVAGGAMALINSMGALGSFFGSWFVGYLNGATGSPSASYMFMGIALLASVFFTLIVKPNQEQKSDAVITEHA, from the coding sequence ATGACAATGAATACTCCAGCAGCGTCACGTTGGTGGCGCATCATGCCAATCGTGTTTATCACCTATAGCCTTGCCTACTTAGACAGAGCCAACTACAGTTTTGCCGCTGCCGCAGGGATCAACGCGGACTTAGGGATTACCAAAGGGATGTCGTCCCTACTCGGCTCATTATTTTTCCTTGGCTATTTCTTTTTCCAAATACCGGGGGCTATTTATGCAGAAAAGCGCAGTGTCCGTAAACTCATTTTTGCTTGTATCTTCCTATGGGGCTTATTCGCTAGTTTAACTGGCATGGTGAGCAATATCCCAATGCTAGTGATTATTCGCTTTAGCCTAGGGGTCGTCGAAGCCGCGGTCATGCCTGCGATGCTTATCTATATCAGTAACTGGTTTACCCAATCAGAGCGCTCTCGCGCCAATACTTTTTTAATTCTAGGCAACCCCGTTACGGTACTGTGGATGTCCGTGCTATCCGGTTATCTCATTCAAGCCTTCGGTTGGCGTGAAATGTTTATCATTGAAGGAGTGCCTGCGATTTTATGGGCCTTTTTCTGGTGGAGAACAGCACGAGATAAGCCAAACCAAGTCAATTGGTTAAGCCAATCAGAAAAAGAGACATTAGATAAGATCCTGAGTGACGAACAGAAAAACATCAAACCCGTTCGTAATTACCGTGAAGCCTTCAAGTCTCGTAATGTGATTTTACTCTGCGCTCAATATTTCTGTTGGAGCATTGGGGTGTATGGCTTTGTGCTGTGGTTGCCATCCATTATTCGTGGCGCATCCAACCTCGGGATGGTAGAAACAGGTTGGCTTTCCGCAGTCCCATACCTTGCAGCAACGATGGCTATGATCTTAGTTTCATGGGCATCTGACCGAATGCATAACCGCAAATTATTTGTCTGGCCAATGCTTTTGCTCGGTGCGGTGTGTTTCCTCGGTTCATACTTACTCGGTAGCACGAATTTCTGGTTCTCTTATACCTTATTAGTGATTGCAGGTGCTGCAATGTACGCCCCATACGGGCCCTTCTTCGCTATCATTCCTGAAATGTTGCCAAAGAACGTTGCTGGTGGTGCAATGGCATTAATCAATAGTATGGGCGCATTAGGTTCATTCTTTGGTTCATGGTTTGTGGGTTACTTAAATGGGGCGACAGGTAGCCCAAGTGCCTCGTATATGTTTATGGGGATCGCATTGTTAGCTTCGGTTTTCTTTACCCTGATTGTTAAACCAAACCAAGAGCAAAAGAGTGATGCCGTCATCACAGAGCATGCTTAA